In Mycobacteriales bacterium, the following are encoded in one genomic region:
- a CDS encoding polysaccharide deacetylase family protein encodes MARPLRNTALGFALGSALALTAPPAAVASVPVSPAASCAPAGYGVHSYAPGDGKTVALTFDDGPGPSTRAILTVLAARHVRATFFNEGANTAADPQIDQMEINAGHVVADHTWSHVQLTTLSSSDQAAQIDRARAEQAAVSGRMPCLFRPPYGSYNATTLALAQQRAMSVWTWSVDPEDWKANGSGSAYWIGRIITRAEAGISLSHPVVLLHNAGNGNPATVAALGPIIDFYRAHGYRFVDLTGRSGWPTGSAFGAYDRLARWPAGLRVDGWAIDPDTSAATRVDVYVDGVASGRYTAAGNRPDVGAVFPASGPAHGYAVTFPYVGAGSHSVCVYADNTAGGGDDRLLGCRAITVGNLPIGHVDSVQGGAGRIVIGGWALDPDTSVSISVVVTVDEVASPAQPAVLSRPDVAAAFPGWGDRHGFRITVPATAGGHRVCAYGVNAGPGRNAVIGCAAVSG; translated from the coding sequence ATGGCACGACCGTTGCGGAACACCGCGCTGGGGTTCGCGCTCGGCTCGGCACTCGCCCTGACAGCGCCGCCGGCGGCGGTCGCCTCGGTGCCCGTCTCGCCGGCCGCCTCCTGCGCGCCCGCGGGCTACGGCGTGCACTCCTACGCTCCAGGCGACGGCAAGACGGTGGCGCTGACCTTCGACGACGGGCCGGGTCCCAGCACGCGCGCGATCCTGACGGTCCTGGCCGCTCGGCACGTACGGGCCACGTTCTTCAACGAGGGCGCCAACACCGCGGCGGATCCGCAGATCGACCAGATGGAGATCAACGCGGGCCACGTCGTCGCCGACCACACCTGGAGCCATGTCCAGCTGACGACGTTGTCGTCGAGCGACCAGGCCGCGCAGATCGACCGTGCGCGCGCCGAGCAGGCGGCCGTCTCCGGACGGATGCCCTGCCTGTTCCGCCCGCCGTACGGCTCGTACAACGCCACGACGCTGGCCCTGGCCCAGCAGCGGGCGATGAGCGTGTGGACCTGGTCCGTGGACCCCGAGGACTGGAAGGCGAACGGCTCCGGCTCGGCGTACTGGATCGGCCGGATCATCACCCGGGCGGAAGCCGGCATCTCGCTGAGCCATCCGGTCGTGCTGCTGCACAACGCGGGCAACGGCAACCCCGCGACGGTCGCCGCGCTGGGCCCGATCATCGACTTCTACCGCGCCCACGGGTACCGCTTCGTGGACCTGACCGGCCGCTCCGGCTGGCCGACGGGCAGCGCGTTCGGCGCCTACGACCGGCTGGCGCGCTGGCCCGCCGGGCTACGGGTCGACGGCTGGGCCATCGACCCGGACACGTCGGCCGCCACCCGCGTCGACGTCTACGTGGACGGGGTGGCCTCGGGCCGCTACACGGCGGCAGGAAACCGGCCGGACGTGGGAGCGGTGTTCCCGGCGTCCGGCCCCGCGCACGGGTACGCCGTGACCTTCCCCTACGTCGGCGCGGGTTCGCACTCCGTGTGCGTCTACGCCGACAACACAGCCGGCGGGGGTGACGACCGCCTGCTCGGCTGCCGCGCGATCACCGTAGGCAACCTGCCCATCGGTCACGTCGACTCGGTGCAGGGCGGCGCCGGACGCATCGTCATCGGCGGCTGGGCCCTCGATCCCGACACCTCGGTGTCGATCTCCGTCGTGGTGACGGTGGACGAGGTGGCCTCGCCCGCACAACCGGCGGTGCTCTCCCGCCCGGACGTGGCTGCCGCCTTCCCGGGCTGGGGCGACCGGCACGGGTTCCGGATCACGGTGCCGGCGACCGCGGGCGGCCACCGGGTGTGCGCCTACGGCGTCAACGCCGGACCCGGCCGCAATGCGGTGATCGGCTGTGCTGCGGTGAGCGGCTGA
- a CDS encoding 2-oxo acid dehydrogenase subunit E2 translates to MSQPLRGWRKLAGASWRAPSDPQFFGDLEIDATRLLEHLERVRRASGVHVTVTHAVVRAIARALEAVPELNVRIARGRAHPRESIDVLVIVAAAGDELTGVKVSGADRKSLIEVATDIESRVASIRADTDLEFGRTKQMLALLPKPVLRPALRLSAWLTSDLNLHLPRLGLPQQAFGGAMVSSIGMAGISHAYSPLAAYYRVPFLVLVGSVTDKAVVEDGQVVVRPVLGLTATFDHRYTDGLRAAALARAAREYLMDPATFEPPPAETGVRTAAPADGR, encoded by the coding sequence GTGTCACAGCCCTTGCGGGGGTGGCGCAAACTCGCCGGCGCCAGCTGGCGTGCGCCGAGCGACCCGCAGTTCTTCGGCGACCTGGAGATCGACGCCACCCGGCTTCTCGAACACCTGGAGCGCGTACGCCGGGCCAGCGGAGTGCACGTCACGGTCACGCACGCCGTGGTGCGGGCGATCGCCCGCGCCCTCGAGGCCGTGCCCGAGCTCAACGTGCGGATCGCCCGAGGCCGGGCGCACCCTCGCGAGTCGATCGACGTCCTCGTCATCGTGGCGGCGGCCGGCGACGAGCTGACCGGCGTGAAGGTGAGCGGAGCCGATCGCAAGTCGCTGATCGAGGTGGCAACCGACATCGAGTCGCGCGTCGCGTCGATCCGCGCCGACACCGACCTCGAGTTCGGCCGCACGAAGCAGATGCTGGCCCTGCTGCCGAAACCGGTCCTGCGTCCGGCCCTCCGGCTGTCGGCCTGGCTGACGTCCGACCTCAACCTGCACCTGCCACGGCTCGGGCTGCCGCAGCAAGCCTTCGGCGGGGCGATGGTGAGCTCCATCGGGATGGCCGGCATCTCGCACGCGTACTCCCCCTTGGCGGCGTACTACCGCGTGCCGTTCCTCGTACTCGTCGGCAGCGTGACCGACAAGGCCGTCGTCGAGGACGGTCAGGTCGTCGTGCGCCCGGTGCTCGGGCTCACCGCCACCTTCGACCACCGCTACACGGACGGTTTGCGCGCGGCCGCTCTCGCCCGAGCGGCGCGGGAGTACCTCATGGATCCGGCTACCTTCGAGCCACCGCCGGCTGAGACAGGTGTGCGAACCGCGGCGCCGGCCGACGGGCGCTGA
- a CDS encoding glycoside hydrolase family 3 N-terminal domain-containing protein translates to MRRWLAALAGLLAAAACGQSGTPNPAATSAAPPTSAAPTVTTSTTAAAPSSPPASPACGVTSAGWSLPQKAAQLVVAPTIGFDAAALRPVLATGVGGVLMLGNDVPGDLAGEIAAAQRAAAVPLLVMADQEGGGVQRLGAAVTSLPWPREMAASTTPAQVQSAASRLGRQMRALGVNVDLAPVLDVDARPGPSSSNPDGKRSFSGDPAVAAAYGTAFVRGLAGHVLAVAKHFPGLGGSTGNTDYGAGQTLPLSKLEQQALPVFAAAISAGVPAVMVANAAVPGIGATPASLSSTVIDGLLRQRLGFTGLVVTDSLSAGAISAAGYDVPHATVAAIRAGADVVLFGSTLTSQQKALLAPDRVAGTVNDIVRQLVAAVHDGTLPQNRLDAAAAAVARAKTRDLCAG, encoded by the coding sequence ATGCGTCGATGGCTCGCGGCCCTGGCCGGCCTGCTCGCCGCCGCGGCATGCGGCCAGTCCGGGACCCCGAACCCCGCCGCGACCTCTGCCGCACCGCCGACGTCGGCAGCTCCGACGGTCACCACGTCGACGACCGCTGCCGCTCCGAGCAGCCCGCCGGCGAGCCCCGCGTGCGGGGTCACCAGCGCCGGCTGGTCGTTGCCGCAGAAGGCGGCGCAGCTGGTCGTCGCGCCCACGATCGGGTTCGATGCCGCTGCCCTTCGGCCGGTGCTCGCGACCGGAGTCGGCGGCGTCCTGATGCTCGGAAACGACGTCCCGGGCGACCTGGCCGGCGAGATCGCGGCCGCCCAGCGCGCCGCCGCGGTGCCTCTGCTCGTCATGGCCGACCAGGAGGGCGGCGGCGTCCAGCGGCTGGGGGCGGCGGTAACGAGCCTGCCCTGGCCGCGCGAGATGGCGGCGTCGACGACGCCGGCCCAGGTCCAGTCGGCGGCGTCGCGGCTGGGCCGGCAGATGCGCGCGCTCGGCGTCAACGTCGACCTGGCACCCGTGCTCGACGTCGACGCGCGACCGGGCCCGTCCTCGAGCAACCCGGACGGAAAGCGGTCGTTCAGCGGAGACCCGGCGGTGGCGGCGGCGTACGGCACGGCATTCGTCCGCGGCCTCGCCGGACACGTCCTCGCCGTGGCCAAGCACTTCCCCGGTCTCGGCGGCTCGACCGGCAACACGGACTACGGAGCCGGGCAGACGCTGCCGCTGTCGAAGCTGGAACAGCAGGCGCTGCCGGTCTTCGCCGCGGCGATCTCCGCGGGCGTGCCGGCCGTCATGGTGGCAAACGCCGCGGTGCCCGGCATCGGCGCCACTCCCGCGTCGCTGTCGAGCACCGTGATCGACGGGCTGTTGCGGCAACGCCTCGGCTTCACCGGTCTGGTCGTCACCGACAGCCTGTCGGCGGGCGCGATCAGCGCCGCCGGCTACGACGTGCCGCACGCGACCGTGGCGGCAATTCGCGCCGGGGCGGACGTGGTTCTCTTCGGCTCGACGCTGACGTCGCAGCAGAAAGCGCTGCTGGCCCCTGACCGGGTGGCCGGGACGGTCAACGACATCGTGCGGCAGCTGGTCGCGGCGGTCCACGACGGAACGCTGCCGCAGAACCGGCTCGACGCAGCTGCCGCTGCCGTAGCGCGGGCGAAGACCCGCGACCTTTGCGCCGGCTGA
- a CDS encoding M28 family peptidase, translated as MTTGSVEAEVREVVAVLCVGERPSASDSERQVAEWVARRLADHGCEVTLEEEHAHGTYWWPMGLSCALGIAGGLAAVAGRRRLGALLGVAGAAALFDDVDSGLRPLRRLLPRRTTTNVLGWTGDRTAARVVVVMAHHDAPHTGLFFSLSDRFQHWLAERRPDLIESTESAVPVYWVIASGPLLAALGAAAGRRGMALTGALLSAVGAAAFAQIGSSPVSPAANDDASGVAGLVAVARALNERPVSGVRVLLLSAGAEESFQEGIRGFARRHFPNLPTASTWVVNLETIGSPHLTLLEGEGPVVMRDYEPAFKEQVAAVASREGIKLGRGLRARTTTDSIVTGKAGYPTATLVSLDDAKALAHYHQLTDTPERLDYDTVLDAARLTEAVIRDLAES; from the coding sequence ATGACGACCGGGTCGGTGGAGGCGGAAGTCCGCGAGGTGGTCGCCGTGCTGTGCGTCGGCGAGCGCCCGTCGGCGTCGGACAGCGAGCGCCAGGTCGCCGAGTGGGTCGCGCGCCGGCTGGCCGACCACGGGTGCGAGGTGACGCTCGAGGAGGAGCACGCGCACGGGACCTACTGGTGGCCGATGGGCCTGTCCTGCGCCCTCGGCATCGCCGGGGGGCTGGCCGCGGTCGCCGGGCGGCGTCGGCTCGGCGCCCTGCTGGGCGTGGCGGGCGCGGCGGCGCTCTTCGACGACGTCGACTCCGGCCTGCGACCACTGCGACGCCTGCTCCCCCGGCGTACGACCACGAACGTGCTGGGCTGGACCGGCGACCGCACCGCGGCGCGCGTTGTCGTCGTCATGGCGCACCACGACGCCCCGCACACCGGGCTGTTCTTCTCGCTGTCGGACCGCTTCCAGCACTGGCTGGCCGAACGGCGCCCGGACCTGATCGAGAGCACGGAGTCGGCGGTGCCGGTCTACTGGGTGATCGCCAGCGGCCCGTTGCTCGCCGCGCTCGGGGCGGCCGCCGGGCGGCGCGGGATGGCGCTGACGGGGGCGCTGCTGTCGGCGGTCGGCGCCGCGGCGTTCGCCCAGATCGGATCCTCGCCGGTCAGCCCGGCCGCCAACGACGACGCCTCGGGGGTCGCCGGCCTGGTCGCGGTGGCCCGTGCGCTGAACGAGCGGCCGGTCTCCGGCGTACGCGTCCTGCTGCTGTCGGCCGGAGCGGAGGAGTCGTTCCAGGAGGGCATCCGCGGCTTCGCCCGCCGGCACTTCCCGAACCTGCCGACCGCGAGCACCTGGGTGGTCAACCTCGAGACGATCGGCTCGCCGCACCTGACGCTGCTCGAGGGCGAGGGGCCGGTCGTCATGCGCGACTACGAGCCGGCGTTCAAGGAGCAGGTCGCGGCCGTCGCCTCCCGCGAGGGCATCAAGCTCGGCCGCGGCCTGCGGGCGAGGACCACGACCGACAGCATCGTGACCGGGAAGGCCGGCTACCCGACGGCCACGCTGGTGTCCCTCGACGACGCCAAGGCGCTGGCGCACTACCACCAGCTGACCGACACGCCGGAGCGGCTGGACTACGACACCGTGCTCGACGCGGCCCGGCTGACCGAGGCCGTCATCCGCGACCTCGCGGAGAGCTGA
- a CDS encoding (deoxy)nucleoside triphosphate pyrophosphohydrolase translates to MQVVVGAAILRAGQLLAAQRSRPAALAGYWELPGGKVEPGEDERAALARECREELGVAVAVGDRVGPEVPISDGMVLRTWSATILSGTPYAHEHAALRWLTAAEISELPWLPADAPLIPHLQRLLAG, encoded by the coding sequence GTGCAGGTGGTGGTCGGCGCCGCGATCCTGCGCGCCGGCCAGTTGCTGGCGGCGCAGCGCAGCCGGCCGGCCGCCCTCGCCGGCTACTGGGAGCTGCCCGGCGGCAAGGTCGAACCGGGCGAGGACGAGCGCGCCGCCCTCGCCCGCGAGTGCCGCGAGGAGCTCGGCGTCGCTGTCGCCGTCGGCGACCGCGTCGGCCCGGAGGTCCCCATCTCCGACGGCATGGTGCTGCGCACGTGGTCGGCGACGATCCTCAGCGGTACGCCGTACGCCCACGAGCACGCCGCCCTGCGCTGGCTCACCGCCGCCGAGATCTCCGAGCTGCCCTGGCTCCCTGCCGACGCGCCGCTGATCCCCCACCTGCAGCGGCTGCTGGCTGGCTAG